A single genomic interval of Lewinellaceae bacterium harbors:
- a CDS encoding SusC/RagA family TonB-linked outer membrane protein — protein MKYFTKACLLLAMLFASAAAMAQYTVSGEVKSESGEPLIGVSIIVKGSTTGTVTDFNGNFNINVKQDPAILEFSYTGFKSVEMPVSSSNNSVNVALEEDVANLDEVVVTGLATSIKRTNLANAVEQINARELTGVTPQQTMDGALYGKFKGADISANSGSPGGGISIKLRGITSLTANSQPLFIIDGVYVDNSAVKAGFDVVSKSQAGGSQNIQDDPSNRIADIPLDDIETIEILKGASAAAIYGSRAGAGVVIITTKRGKAGRTRVNLTQSVGFNTLLNPLGQRSFDAAKVEASFGADEVPVFQAAQSSGKIFDYEKELYGNTGAISNTNVSMSGGSDKTQFYGGFSYRDEEGIVLGTGYRKASARLNLDHELFNFFDIKLSSVYINSSADRGYFNNDNSGTTLGISYVSTPPWADLFADANGNFPNNPYAGGNFLQTASQVTNNESVDRFIVGGIGEARLLTTDNNALRLIIRGGTDYYTLGTKALFPRTLQFQKDGNGTDGAAIVGNTLNTNSNFAAFLVHSLFTDSGISFTTQAGVTAENFNQNTIRSTATFLVGSQTNLDQASSIVAEQNRVIQKDRGFFVQEEVNFEDKVIATVGLRGDKSSNNGDPNKLYYYPKASLALNLHEFGFWNSGNINQFKLRGAFGQSGNFPVFGAIYNSLEATIIDGRTGSLIATRRGNKELGPERQTEVEVGFDLGLLNSKLVLDATYYVKNIDDLVLDVNVPTSSGFLRQWTNVGSLGNQGVEIGLTANPYNSRTFSWLSRTAFWLNRAEVTTLTVPAYNIGAFGATLGTYRIEEGKSPTQLVGITDNPNAEGGLEVFGDATPDFQMSFMNAFSFGRLEFSFLIHWKAGGENVNLTSLLSDLSGTSPDYDEKNLDPNGQLSNGDYRQAQLGVTAQPWVEDASYMRVREIGLSYSIPRGLLGDIADLKIGLSGRNLINVFNYNSYDPEVSNFGSNAISSAVEVTPFPSAKTFYFNVSATF, from the coding sequence AGTACACCGTCAGTGGCGAGGTGAAAAGCGAGAGTGGCGAACCCCTGATCGGGGTATCCATCATCGTAAAAGGCTCCACTACCGGCACGGTGACTGATTTCAACGGGAATTTCAATATTAACGTAAAGCAAGACCCGGCCATCCTCGAATTTTCCTACACAGGTTTCAAATCAGTTGAAATGCCAGTCTCTTCCTCCAACAACTCCGTGAATGTTGCGTTGGAAGAAGACGTAGCCAATCTCGACGAGGTAGTGGTAACCGGCCTGGCGACTTCCATCAAAAGGACAAACCTGGCCAACGCCGTTGAGCAGATCAATGCCCGGGAACTCACCGGCGTGACACCTCAACAAACCATGGACGGCGCCCTTTACGGAAAGTTCAAAGGCGCCGACATCTCCGCCAACTCCGGCTCACCCGGCGGCGGCATTTCCATCAAACTGCGGGGCATCACCTCCCTGACGGCCAACTCTCAGCCACTGTTCATCATTGATGGCGTCTACGTCGACAACTCTGCCGTTAAAGCTGGTTTTGACGTAGTGTCCAAGTCCCAGGCGGGTGGCAGCCAGAACATTCAGGACGACCCGTCCAACCGGATTGCCGATATTCCCCTGGATGATATTGAGACCATCGAAATCCTGAAAGGCGCTTCCGCCGCCGCCATTTACGGCTCGCGCGCCGGCGCCGGCGTGGTCATCATCACCACCAAGCGAGGCAAAGCCGGCAGAACCCGGGTCAACCTCACGCAATCCGTGGGCTTCAACACCCTGCTCAACCCGCTTGGCCAGCGCAGCTTTGACGCCGCTAAAGTGGAAGCCTCCTTTGGCGCCGATGAAGTGCCTGTTTTCCAGGCTGCGCAAAGCAGTGGCAAAATCTTTGACTACGAAAAAGAACTATACGGCAATACAGGGGCCATCTCCAACACCAACGTTAGCATGAGCGGCGGTAGCGACAAAACCCAGTTCTACGGCGGTTTCAGCTACCGCGACGAAGAGGGCATCGTGCTGGGGACTGGCTACCGCAAGGCCAGCGCCCGCCTGAACCTGGACCATGAGTTGTTCAATTTCTTCGACATTAAACTCAGCAGCGTTTACATCAACTCTTCGGCGGACCGCGGATATTTCAACAACGACAACTCCGGTACTACCCTGGGTATCTCCTACGTCTCCACGCCGCCCTGGGCCGACCTCTTCGCCGATGCAAACGGCAACTTCCCCAACAACCCTTACGCCGGCGGCAACTTCCTGCAGACGGCCAGCCAGGTTACCAACAATGAATCGGTCGACCGCTTCATCGTCGGCGGCATTGGCGAGGCGCGCCTGCTGACGACCGACAACAACGCCCTGCGCCTCATCATTCGCGGGGGAACCGACTACTATACCCTCGGCACGAAGGCCCTCTTTCCGCGCACCCTCCAGTTCCAGAAAGACGGAAACGGCACCGATGGAGCGGCTATCGTCGGCAATACGCTGAACACGAACTCCAACTTCGCCGCCTTCCTCGTACACTCCTTATTTACAGATTCAGGCATCAGCTTCACGACCCAAGCCGGCGTGACTGCCGAAAACTTCAACCAGAACACGATCCGCTCAACGGCCACCTTCCTGGTGGGTTCTCAAACCAACCTCGACCAGGCCAGCTCCATAGTGGCCGAACAAAACCGCGTCATACAAAAGGACCGTGGATTCTTTGTCCAGGAGGAAGTCAATTTCGAGGACAAGGTCATCGCTACCGTTGGCCTGCGTGGAGATAAATCCTCCAACAACGGCGACCCGAACAAACTCTATTATTACCCCAAGGCATCTCTGGCACTCAACCTTCATGAGTTCGGCTTCTGGAATTCCGGCAACATCAATCAGTTCAAACTGCGCGGCGCCTTCGGCCAATCCGGAAATTTCCCGGTCTTCGGAGCAATTTACAACTCTCTGGAAGCTACGATAATCGACGGCCGCACCGGATCGCTGATCGCCACCCGCCGGGGCAACAAAGAACTGGGCCCGGAACGCCAAACCGAAGTGGAAGTGGGTTTTGACCTGGGCCTGCTCAACAGTAAGCTGGTCCTGGACGCCACTTACTACGTCAAAAATATCGACGACCTGGTACTGGACGTGAACGTTCCTACTTCCTCTGGATTTCTTCGCCAATGGACTAATGTAGGCTCTCTGGGCAACCAGGGCGTAGAAATAGGGCTGACTGCCAACCCCTACAACAGCCGTACTTTCAGCTGGCTGAGCCGCACGGCTTTCTGGTTGAACCGGGCCGAGGTGACCACCCTGACGGTTCCCGCCTATAATATCGGAGCATTCGGCGCTACCCTGGGCACCTACCGCATCGAAGAGGGAAAAAGCCCGACTCAGCTGGTCGGCATCACCGATAACCCCAACGCCGAAGGCGGCCTTGAGGTGTTTGGCGACGCCACGCCAGACTTCCAGATGTCCTTCATGAACGCCTTCAGTTTCGGAAGGCTGGAATTTTCGTTCCTCATTCATTGGAAAGCCGGGGGCGAAAATGTCAACCTCACCTCCCTGCTGTCTGACCTTAGCGGCACCAGCCCGGATTACGATGAAAAGAACCTCGACCCCAACGGGCAACTGTCCAACGGCGATTATCGCCAGGCGCAACTGGGCGTAACGGCTCAGCCCTGGGTCGAAGATGCCTCCTACATGCGCGTTCGGGAGATCGGCTTGTCCTACTCTATCCCCAGAGGCTTGCTGGGCGATATTGCCGACCTTAAGATTGGCCTGTCCGGCCGTAACCTGATCAATGTATTTAACTACAACAGTTACGACCCTGAAGTGTCCAACTTCGGCTCTAACGCCATTTCTTCCGCAGTGGAGGTGACCCCCTTCCCGTCGGCAAAAACGTTTTATTTCAACGTCAGCGCCACTTTCTAA
- a CDS encoding RagB/SusD family nutrient uptake outer membrane protein has translation MQFHIKKTILCGLALLSLGLFSCELSEIPDPNNPSLEIISEDATIGEIQNLVDGIESYMRDRHATYFDGVGMIGREYYRFSNSDPRFTSDLLGKGSAVLDNNTFYTTNTFASRYRVVKNANILITAIQNTSAAVTPEQVSSTLGYAKTIKAHELLMVLNQQYNNGVRVDVSDPDNLGPFLGYTESLNAIKALLDEAREDLNKGGADFLFLLNSGYADASVAGFLQFNRALAARVDAYRQDWSGVISDLEASFFDMNGDFDLGVYFVFSTAGGDQLNGMWYPPNATGELRVAHPSYLDDLRAGDTRASKVRARTETATLDDLSSDYDVNVYASNTSSIARIRNEELILLYAEARIQLDQPTEAIMALDVIRNAYNLGDYAGATSKDALLDELLYQRRYSLYGEGHRWIDMRRYNRLNDLPLDRAGDDVWEQFPRPMTENEG, from the coding sequence ATGCAATTCCATATAAAGAAAACGATCCTCTGCGGCCTGGCGCTACTCAGCCTGGGCCTGTTCTCCTGCGAGCTCAGCGAGATTCCGGATCCCAACAACCCCTCCCTTGAAATTATTTCAGAGGATGCCACCATAGGCGAAATACAGAACCTGGTGGACGGCATCGAATCTTACATGCGCGACCGCCACGCCACTTACTTTGACGGCGTCGGGATGATCGGCCGGGAGTATTACCGCTTTTCCAACTCCGACCCGCGTTTTACCTCCGACTTGCTGGGCAAGGGCAGTGCTGTGCTCGACAATAATACCTTCTACACGACCAACACCTTCGCTTCGCGCTACCGGGTGGTTAAAAATGCCAACATACTGATCACCGCCATTCAGAACACCTCAGCAGCAGTGACGCCCGAACAGGTGAGTTCCACCCTGGGCTATGCCAAGACCATCAAGGCCCACGAACTGCTGATGGTGCTCAACCAGCAGTACAACAACGGGGTGCGGGTCGATGTATCCGACCCCGACAACCTGGGGCCATTCCTGGGTTACACCGAATCGCTAAACGCCATCAAGGCGCTGCTGGATGAGGCACGGGAAGACCTCAATAAAGGGGGAGCCGACTTCCTGTTCCTGCTCAATTCCGGATATGCCGACGCCAGTGTGGCCGGCTTCCTTCAGTTCAACCGCGCCCTGGCCGCACGGGTAGACGCTTACCGGCAGGACTGGAGTGGCGTGATCAGCGACCTGGAGGCCTCTTTCTTCGATATGAACGGCGATTTTGATCTTGGCGTTTACTTTGTTTTCTCCACTGCCGGCGGCGACCAGCTCAATGGCATGTGGTACCCGCCCAACGCTACGGGTGAACTGCGTGTAGCCCATCCTTCTTACCTGGACGACCTGCGCGCGGGCGATACCCGCGCCAGCAAAGTCCGGGCAAGAACTGAAACTGCTACGCTCGACGACCTCAGCAGCGATTACGATGTGAATGTCTACGCCAGCAACACCTCGTCCATCGCCAGAATCCGCAACGAAGAACTGATCCTGCTCTACGCCGAAGCCCGCATACAGCTGGATCAGCCAACCGAAGCCATCATGGCGCTCGACGTCATCCGCAATGCTTACAACCTCGGCGATTATGCCGGCGCTACCAGCAAAGACGCCCTGCTGGATGAGCTGCTCTACCAGCGCCGCTACTCTCTCTACGGAGAAGGGCATCGCTGGATCGACATGCGCCGCTACAACCGGCTAAATGACCTGCCCCTCGACCGCGCAGGCGACGACGTATGGGAACAGTTCCCCCGGCCGATGACGGAGAATGAAGGGTAA
- a CDS encoding gliding motility-associated C-terminal domain-containing protein yields the protein MKKELITFVGLIVLTTASLRAQNCNETLNAGADAAVCQAGENVPLNASFSGGAPLSVSWAPADGLSSTNSLQTTATVNATTTYTLTVRSVTSQNLIFNGNFSAGDNGFDSDYIYGTGGSVGLLTQEGQYAIATNPRNTHNQFVNCGDHTGGNGNMMVVNGSGMPDSVWCQTVTVQPNTEYAFSAWVTSVVSQNPADLQFFINGFPLGTQYDAAPNTCNWQQFSQFWASGGATSARICIVNVNENPAGNDFALDDITFNPVCEYQDSVTLTLESPPPAPVVSCSSTTASVQITWPSIAEANGYDVNVLNGPAGVFVNDTTYLVQGLDPDTPVDFQVEALSGNSCENTRVVVSCSSDPCPELTVALDGPSAVCLGDEAVFTIGINTSSMGPFSVTVDPGQFPFTLNDLAPGATDFSFSPPQSFSLNLVSIVDNSAPNCVFSNLPPTLSIAVNLPANAGLGGQAEACAGAETLFQLQDILTGEDAGGTWTDISTAPAGNAFNPAAATADPAQLPPGNYTFQYTVDSPAGCPSSASEVEINVLPNPVADAGPAQALDCGATAVALGGTATSEGPEFQYAWEVIEGAALSDPSSATPEAMAPGRYALLVINQQTGCRASDTTAVDEQVTFPEPQLSAFTGDCFVQGQAVISVDSVSNGVGPFLFSLDGENYSASPQFFNLSEGNYTVYVIDGNQCDGSAEITIQGDSQLEVSLVARSNDGDPRISLGDSLLLEAVINRDSNGIDSISWFPAPLDCKNCLKPFVNPKSTTTYTVTVTDVNGCRASANFTVFVEQKFRYYIPNAFSPNEDGRNDVFFVNTGPEFQRILTLRILDRWGNMVYNQEDFPPNDPSFGWDGQFRGELAPAGVYAFVAELELVTGQVIVENGALTVVY from the coding sequence ATGAAGAAGGAACTGATCACCTTTGTGGGGCTGATCGTTTTGACAACGGCCAGCCTTCGCGCTCAAAATTGTAACGAAACCCTGAATGCAGGCGCCGATGCGGCCGTCTGCCAGGCTGGAGAAAACGTACCCCTCAACGCCAGCTTCAGCGGGGGCGCGCCCCTATCGGTTAGCTGGGCGCCGGCAGATGGCCTGTCCAGTACCAACAGCTTGCAAACCACAGCGACGGTCAACGCCACTACCACGTATACGCTAACGGTCCGGTCGGTAACTTCTCAGAACCTCATCTTCAACGGCAACTTCAGCGCCGGAGACAACGGCTTCGACAGCGACTACATCTACGGCACGGGCGGCTCCGTCGGCCTGCTGACCCAGGAAGGCCAGTACGCCATCGCCACCAACCCCCGGAATACGCACAACCAGTTCGTCAATTGCGGCGACCACACCGGCGGCAACGGCAACATGATGGTGGTCAACGGCTCCGGCATGCCCGACAGCGTATGGTGCCAGACGGTCACGGTTCAACCCAATACCGAATACGCCTTCAGCGCCTGGGTGACTTCTGTAGTATCCCAGAACCCGGCCGACCTGCAGTTCTTCATCAACGGCTTTCCGCTGGGCACGCAGTACGATGCCGCTCCGAACACCTGCAACTGGCAGCAATTCTCCCAGTTCTGGGCCTCCGGCGGCGCCACTTCGGCCCGCATCTGCATCGTCAATGTCAACGAAAACCCCGCAGGCAACGACTTTGCCCTCGACGATATCACGTTCAACCCGGTTTGCGAATACCAGGATTCCGTCACCCTCACCCTGGAATCTCCGCCGCCCGCACCGGTGGTGAGCTGCAGCAGCACCACCGCTTCGGTGCAGATCACCTGGCCCTCCATTGCAGAGGCCAATGGCTATGATGTAAACGTGCTAAATGGCCCGGCCGGAGTTTTTGTCAACGACACCACCTACCTGGTACAGGGGCTGGACCCGGACACGCCGGTAGATTTCCAGGTGGAAGCGCTGAGTGGCAACTCCTGCGAAAACACCCGGGTTGTTGTCAGTTGCAGCAGCGACCCCTGCCCTGAGCTGACGGTCGCCCTCGATGGGCCTTCCGCCGTTTGCCTGGGGGATGAGGCAGTTTTCACCATCGGCATCAACACGAGCAGCATGGGGCCGTTTTCGGTTACCGTCGACCCGGGGCAGTTCCCTTTCACCCTGAACGATCTGGCGCCCGGGGCCACCGATTTTTCCTTCAGCCCGCCCCAATCCTTCTCGCTGAATCTGGTTTCCATCGTCGATAACAGCGCGCCTAATTGTGTCTTTTCCAACCTGCCCCCTACCCTATCCATAGCCGTCAACCTGCCCGCCAATGCAGGCCTCGGCGGCCAGGCGGAAGCCTGCGCCGGCGCGGAAACCCTCTTTCAACTGCAGGACATCCTCACCGGGGAAGACGCCGGAGGGACGTGGACGGATATTTCGACGGCGCCTGCCGGCAATGCCTTCAACCCGGCGGCGGCAACGGCCGACCCTGCTCAGCTGCCTCCCGGCAACTATACTTTTCAGTACACGGTAGACAGCCCTGCCGGCTGCCCCTCCAGCGCCAGCGAGGTGGAGATCAACGTGCTTCCCAATCCGGTAGCGGACGCCGGGCCGGCACAGGCCCTCGACTGTGGGGCTACGGCCGTCGCCCTCGGCGGAACAGCCACCAGCGAAGGGCCTGAATTCCAGTACGCCTGGGAAGTGATTGAAGGCGCCGCGCTCAGCGACCCGTCCAGCGCCACGCCCGAAGCCATGGCGCCCGGGCGCTACGCCCTGCTGGTCATCAACCAACAGACCGGCTGCCGCGCCAGCGATACGACCGCCGTCGACGAGCAGGTCACTTTCCCCGAACCGCAACTTTCGGCATTTACAGGCGACTGTTTCGTTCAGGGCCAGGCGGTGATCAGCGTAGACTCGGTCAGCAATGGCGTAGGCCCCTTCCTGTTCAGCTTGGACGGAGAGAACTACAGCGCCTCGCCCCAGTTTTTCAACCTCTCCGAAGGCAACTATACCGTATACGTCATCGACGGCAACCAATGTGACGGCAGCGCCGAGATAACGATCCAGGGCGACAGCCAACTGGAAGTCAGCCTCGTCGCCCGCTCCAACGACGGCGATCCACGCATTTCTCTGGGCGACAGCCTGCTGCTGGAAGCGGTGATCAACCGCGATTCCAACGGCATTGACTCTATTTCCTGGTTTCCGGCGCCGCTGGATTGCAAAAACTGCCTGAAGCCTTTCGTCAATCCGAAAAGCACCACTACCTACACCGTCACCGTTACCGACGTCAACGGCTGCCGCGCCTCGGCCAACTTCACGGTTTTTGTAGAACAAAAATTCCGCTACTACATCCCCAATGCCTTCTCGCCCAACGAGGATGGCCGCAACGATGTGTTTTTCGTGAATACCGGCCCGGAGTTCCAGCGCATCCTCACCCTCCGTATCCTGGACCGCTGGGGCAATATGGTGTACAACCAGGAAGACTTCCCGCCCAACGACCCTTCATTTGGCTGGGATGGCCAGTTCAGGGGCGAACTGGCGCCGGCCGGCGTTTACGCTTTCGTCGCGGAGCTGGAGCTGGTCACCGGGCAGGTGATTGTGGAGAATGGGGCGTTGACGGTGGTGTATTGA